A window of Punica granatum isolate Tunisia-2019 chromosome 8, ASM765513v2, whole genome shotgun sequence genomic DNA:
ATTGCTACTTTAAGTACAAGAAGGCATGCTTCCAGGCGCCGTTGATACATGAtagttgatatatatatatatatatataaccatatatatagttgataCAGCTCTAACTAgatattcaaataatttttatagggaatttaaatttcaatctTGATTGAGatctatatatgcatgcaaCTGTCGAAAAATGGGCTACATGAGGAGGTCTTAACCGAGCCCTTGAGCTTAATCTCGTCATCTAGTGTGATCTCTCGGATGTCACCGAAAGTGATCTATACGTAGCCcgctctttttcttcttaaatttaatataataaaatttggaGCATGTCATACATGCACGCGCTGAGGCACCACGGCAGGTGAGTACGGAGTGATAATATTATATGTGCATGACGCGTCTACGGAAGGACGTAGCCGGGGGATTTTTGCATTGCATGGGGGGATTAAACGAGGAAGATTTTTTCAGTTTCTTATTGGTCAGGTTCACCTTACGAGAAATCATAATCTTATAATTGCCCTCCAAAAGCTGCTCAAAGGTGGCCCCACTTCCCATTTTTTCATCCCTAGCTCTACTTTCGACACAACATGGAAAAAGTGAAAACGGAGAAATGGCGGACCACTAGCTGTGCACTTGCCAAACTACTTCCGATAACAGCAGAATTTTGCTTATAAAGTGGAAGAAGTCGAAACTCATTAAAAACATTTATTCACTTGGTTTAATATATGAAACAAGAACAACTATCAACAATGGGGCCGATAATATCTTGTAATTTGAGAAAGAGAGCGTAGTGTATTGACATATCTCTCATTTATCAACTAAAAAGTTACATATTCGATTGTTATGAAAGGACAAGTTacttattatatattgtaCTAAGTTAGGCGTCATTTATAATCCAAACATCTTGTGATCtcataaaaaatcaaaagcactcataaataattaatttttttattatataatatatatatatatatttatatttgattGATGTTTCACTTTAGTTCATGGTTCTCAAAAGCATCATCGAATCCACAAACAAGCAggtaaagagaaaaaataagtatatcCAAATTAAAGTAAGTTTCCTTGGGTTGAACATAATCAGATATTTGTTTGCAACTTTCTAAATATTTGTGACATGTCAAGCTTAATCCAAgccaaaaagaagaagaagagagagagatcctGTTGATTGTTGAGCTATTAAAGTGGCAGATATACtagtgaaaaataaataattgatcaTCCAAGAGTAATAAAGGTGCAGTTTCTCTTTAGACTATTGGctgattaattatttatttattaataattacaatttCCTAATTCGATATGCAATTTTTTGACATAGATTATATATTGAGAGAATTAGTATGAAATTACTATAGGATAAAGGGTATTCCTGACTTGGAATTCGTTGGGGATTCTTGATAGCTGTGCTGACTTAATCATAGTGTGAAGAGATACATATCTTTGGTTAGGCCGATGGTACAAGCTTCTCGAATACAATGTGATCTTTGTAAAGTTAATCATTATGAATGTTACCACGAATTGACGcttcataaaaataattacatgTTAAACCTTTCCATTCAGAGAAAAAGTGGCAGAGTACTTAGTTAGTAAACCATTAATTGGATATTGAGTCCTTTATAATGCGAATGtctaaattaaaatattatgcCGTTTATCTTGAtggaataatatataaaatatatgttttaatTGGGTAAGTTAATGTTGAtcataaattttactttgtcAATTTCGATGTAGCGTGACCGGTGCAGTTTCTTTATTTCGGCCACAAAGATAACTCTGTCGATTCATCAAAGGCACTTGGATCTAAATTAATTGAGAGAACCAAATCTCAGAAAAGGGAGAATCTGATACCTAACCCCGATAAGCTAGCAATTGGATTTGATTCCTATCTTCTTTTGGCGTTGAAAAAGCATTGACCATTCCCAAATTTGAGTGTTAAGGAtgaataaaattcacaatttattgagttttactttttagtgGCTAACCTAACTCAAGCTTGGATTAGTCAAGGCTCATAGGGCTTGTGGATGCTAGATGGTGCTGActggaaggaaaaaaaattaggtttATACCGGTCCTGTTAATTGGTTCTAAGTAACATCCAGTTTATGAAGGGTGTCCAAAAATTCtcatattgtttttttttataagataaGTCAGTGTGAGGAATGatcatttaagattttctcaTAAGGGAGACTCATaactaatataaataaatataaaatccTCTTGCCATTGTAAGTGTTTATGAACATTTTTGGGGCGGATTCACCGATAGTAATTGCTACAAGAACCACTCGATAAGACTTGAGTATATGCTGCATTGACAGATTCTCACCGCACGCTTTTAACCACGTACACGTATAGCATTTGCACGAACACAGataagatgtactttgacaaTATTCACATAAGTAGGCTGGTGATTTGTGTCTTATGTATGACGCATatagaaaattgaaatattagcATCTTTCTAACGTATAAAATAATTCTTTcgaaaatatatttatgctCATTGTGCTATCATGACCTAAGAAAGCGATGAGACTGATatctagtatatataaaattatttatatttatatacaaatacatacatatataaatatatacacattatatatatttagaggCAAATTTGAAGCAATTATATTTCAGAACAAATAGAGAGAATAGCTAGTGGAAAATggttaaacaaaaaaatttgctGATGAAAACATTTTCTTTACATTGTTCTTGAACTAATTGGCAGAGAGAACCCACACGAGAAACTACAAGAACAGGAGACAAGACAGACGCTACAATTCATTTTCATCGATGATGGCGTTGCTTCCGGGAGCTGAGGACCTCGGGAAGATCTTCTGCCCTGGGGCGAGGATAGCCATCGGGTCGAACTTGCTCTTCCTCTCCACAAACTTAGCCCATTTATCCCCGAAGTGTCGCCTCCAGTCCTCCTGCAACTTGTAATGAGGGAGGTATAGCTTGTAATCGAGGCCGTTCTGGTTACAAGTGCGAAGGATCTCGTGGTTCTGCGAGACCATCTTCTCCGCCGGAGGGCCCTTCTGGTAGGGCATGGTAAACCGGAGCAGGGCTATGATGTAGAAGATCTCTCCCCCGGATTCTGGTAATATCATGGACGATCGCTTATCCCACCTGCCACATATATAATGCAAGTACAATTATCGGATGCCTATGGGAATCCTCGTACTCTTTCACGCGAAATCAATTCATGTCGCGCATGATTGTTTTTATGGGTGAAATGATTTGCGCATAGCAGCGTATGTACCTTTCAATTGATGTATGGTATTTTCGCAAAatatatggaaaaataaaagtaaaaagataaagaaattGGATATGGTGTGGCGTAAGGGGCAATTTGGACAGGCAAAGAAAATCGGTATTTTGATGGAGccaagacaaaataaaatggtGTCATTATAAATCTGGTTGGCGAATAAATACGGCCTTGTCGTTTCTCTGATGGCAAAGACTGACTCTTGAAAGTTACACCTCTCGTTATCTCATTTTCTACAAAAAGATGTTCACCCGTTTACCAAACTGCCCCTTTCAAATCTCCCATCTCCAAATCGCAAAGCAGTCTTTTTGGCTATAAGACAGACCTACGAACAAAACGAATTAAAACAACCTACTGAATATCGAGCTCAACATCTTTTAATTCCATAAGACATCGCATGTTTTAGCACTGcatcccttttctttttttccctaactTTTATGTACTTATCTTTGTAGGTACATATTCATAAAAGAAACTTAAACAATCAAGGTTACGAGACAAACTACCGGATTGCAAAGATTGTTCGATTTTTACTAGTAAAACTATTTATCCCCTCGTTTAAGTTTTGACTTTCCGACGAGCCCATGGCCTTATCGATTATAAAAaatgagttaaaaaaaaagctagTTTATTAAACAACCTTGGTGGTCCCCACTGTATCTTTGCTCCAACCAGAAAGTACATTTACTACGTTTGCTCATACAGTCGTAACCTACAGGCTGCACCTTACACCAAACACCCCCTAACTTGACGTTACCAGACACAGTCGGAGGGGGGGAACTGTTCCGGTACGGCAGGTCTCGCGGCAGCACCGTACACGGTCGACTCAGCCTAATTAAGTGTGTGAGAGTACAATATATCCTGTATATGGTTTGGTTGGTAGGGAAAATAATCCTCCCCCAGGCCCCACTTCCGTCCTCTGGCCCACTTCAAAATCTTAACCCCAACGCAAGATGTTTCACCAAACTTTTTATCCTTTCGAAGCCCTTCGATATCCTATCCCCGGGATCTCACTCGACTCGACCAGCATGCCCAATCACGGTTACCGAAAAGGACTCCGGATGGCATGACTCGGTCTTAGTTAATACACTTCCTGAGCGATCTAGTTATTGTTCGTAAGATCAGTTAATCTTACGGGTCATGGAAATATAATGATACGAGGAATTAACACATTTCATCTGGGTTTAATACCCTGATGACTCCATCAACCGATgagattttgttttttggtaAATAATTGTCAGTGAGGAGGCCTGATTTTAGCATGAACGAGGGGGGACGTGTTGTGGGCCCGGTGACCACTAGACGTGTCGAAACAAGAGCCACTGCCCAAACCCAGTCACTCATAGTGACCTCACTTCCACGTGTCATTCATGAGGGAAGCAAAGACCAACTAACTGTGGGCCTAGAGGAACATGATACCATCAAAATCGGAATTTCTCATTAATcacaattaatttaaatattctcATTAGATCTCCTAAAAATATCATTTCATGGCAATTAATACGCTTAGAGgccaataatttatttatcttctTTAGATAGATTttagagaaaagggaaagcagAAGCCATATAGAAATGCTAACCTGCTTCGGAGCAAAGGGTAAACCAGCATGGGCCCACCGATGCCATCCTTCAAGATGCCCTTGAACACCATCCGATCGAAATCCGCAATGCTTGCCTTCGACACGAACAGGTTCAGCCACGGGTGGGGCGCATCCCATATCCCCGTGGCCTTGGCGTGCTGTTCCACGCGCTTCACACGCAGCAGGAAATCCGAGTAGCTTACGTCCGCGTGGAACTCCAGCCCCTCCACGTACCTCAACCGTCCGAGGAATCTCCTCGCAACCTGAGGGACGAACCCGAGAAAATCACTTAATGATGCACGATATCAAGGGTCCGATCGGGTAAACGGGACGAAAGCCGGGGGCAGCTGTGTAAATTGAGGAGGAACAAAAGGGGACACGACCATTGATGGATTACGGATTCCGGAGAATGATGGATTTTTGGCCATTTGTGGGAAGCGCCCGTGGGGACCAAAAACAATTGCAAAAGGGAAGATCTCGATGATCAAAACAGCAACATCTAATGACCGCGGATTACCGGAAATGCCCCCGAGGGTCCCCCTAAGCTACGAGGGCGACACTGGCGGGGTGGAGGGTGGGCTGGCTTGGCTGCTAGACGTCAAGAGAAAAGTACAGTGGCACTCCTGCAATTCTGAGCAGGAAGCATGGGGCTTTCGGGAACACGACGGTGTCAGAAAATCCAATGGAAGATTATGTTAATACCGCAGGGTCGGTTTCATAGTGAAGTGAAAACTTGAGGAACTACTGCAATAAATTATGTAAACATAACATCACCCGGACATTATTATTGctttatttttgttctttagctaaaattttaaaagttataaataaaataacatataaattGCAAGggaattttctattttaaattttcgcCAAACGGACATTTATATGAATAAAGAAATTCCTCGAAAAACGGGCATTCTaggaataaaagaaaatcaaagttttCATGATAGTGGGCTTTTTTTTATCCTCACGATTTTAAGCTTGATAACCGAATCAGAACATTTTAAAATACATGTATAACTATTTTccatttataggtagattcaTATATGAATCCAGTAAAGGAAtaggaaaagagaaataaataagtacaaaggattttatttataagaaTCAATTCCcaaattttttagttttgatAAGAATGTCGCTACATTACGCCCTTTTTAATGTATATAACTTTTTAGTGATGGAAAAAAATACTGAAAATTATATTCTTAGTGAAAATTATTGTGAAAGTAATAATGTGGGACGAGAATTTATATCCCGCCCTCCATCGTTGAGCATCGCACACGTGTAAATCACATCCTAACCCCTTTGACCTTTTCACTGTCCAGCGTGGACCATCTTGCCCGGGCCCACACACTGATTCATGCTCCGGTGGACCCCGCTCCCCTGAGGTCAAAATCCAATTCCACCGCAAGATAGAAAACTAATTTTTCACGAAATTAGATCAGCAAAAACATTTGAAACCACAATCAGCATTGCCAATGCCCAGAGGTTACGTTCCCCCAGACCGGACGGCCGTGGGCTCAGTCGCACTGCCGTGCCACAAGGTGTGATGACGAGAATTCGAAGAGACCGGAGAAGAAATTGTCCAGATGGTATTAGGGAGAAAGGAAAACGGAAAACTTAAAAATGTATGTTACACCGTTAAGAGAAGAGAGCAAGTTTGTTACCGAGTCAACTTCCGAGAGGCGGTCTCCGGCTTGGAAGTTGAGGCCGAGCTCGAGGCAGTAGAGTACTGAGCCGGAAGTCCCAGGCAACCGGGTCGGATCAAATGTCTGGTCCAGTGTCAGCGGAACGGTGGGCCATCCGTTTGCTGGGTCATCTCCATTGACGAACACGAACCCCTCCAAGTAACCGAACGAGTCGCCATCAGAGAGAGTGACGAGCAATTCTGCGTCCCGGGTGAACTGGGCGAACTCGGTGTACACGAGCCTTATCCACCTCACCTAATCCCACCACAACATTGAACAACAAAAGAAGGACAAGCAATTAGAAGGTTTTAATCATTAGTAATTGTCGTAGACGTCTTACCATGcatttgaataataataatttgatgaattgattaaattaaatcaaggGAGGGGATAAATGTGGAAAAAAATCTTAGCCTATTCATAGAACCATGCGGTCTTGAAATTTtctgttttcctttttattttctggaaaatgagaaaaaaaaaaggcttcaTTTTCTGAAACTCTGCTTTTGCTTTGTGAAGAGCttaaagagggaaaaaaaaagggaaaatggcATCGACCGCACATTTTCTGCACATGGAACTTCCGAAAACAGAGCTTCTGGAAAACAGAACTCCGTGAAAGGAAACGGTTTCTAGGAAGTTGTCATCATGGCAATAGATGAATTGAGGAATACCCACCATGTCCGGGGCGGGCTGGAGCAGTATCCTGGCCTTGGTGATGATCCCGAACTGCCCGAGTCCGCCGAGAGCTCCGAAGAAGAGCTCGGAATTCTCGTCCTCCGAGCAGACCACCACCTGTCCTCTCCCCGTAACGACCTCTAGCTCCGTCACGTTCGAACTCTGCGGTCCATA
This region includes:
- the LOC116188351 gene encoding cytokinin dehydrogenase 7, yielding MIAYLERFVPENDSDPVPQDDDNDHHRHDNVLPDSLELHGSAVDLGASAASIASRDFGGMASVQPLALIRPAGADDIARTVRAASATAHLTVAARGNGHSINGQAMADMGLVIDMRCLDPGFFELASGGPCSPPSVVVSGGALWEEVLDWCLKHGLSPRSFTDYLGLTVGGTLSNAGVSGQAFLYGPQSSNVTELEVVTGRGQVVVCSEDENSELFFGALGGLGQFGIITKARILLQPAPDMVRWIRLVYTEFAQFTRDAELLVTLSDGDSFGYLEGFVFVNGDDPANGWPTVPLTLDQTFDPTRLPGTSGSVLYCLELGLNFQAGDRLSEVDSVARRFLGRLRYVEGLEFHADVSYSDFLLRVKRVEQHAKATGIWDAPHPWLNLFVSKASIADFDRMVFKGILKDGIGGPMLVYPLLRSRWDKRSSMILPESGGEIFYIIALLRFTMPYQKGPPAEKMVSQNHEILRTCNQNGLDYKLYLPHYKLQEDWRRHFGDKWAKFVERKSKFDPMAILAPGQKIFPRSSAPGSNAIIDENEL